From a single Nymphaea colorata isolate Beijing-Zhang1983 chromosome 4, ASM883128v2, whole genome shotgun sequence genomic region:
- the LOC116253036 gene encoding proteasome subunit alpha type-6: MSRGTGAGYDRHITIFSPEGRLYQVEYAFKAVKAAGTTSIGVRGTDSVCVVTQKKVPDKLLDQTSVSHLFPITKYLGLLATGMTADARSLVQQARNEAAEFRFKWGYEMPVDVLAKWIADKSQIYTQHAYMRPLGVVAMVLGIDEELGPQLFKCDPAGHYFGHRATSAGLKEQEAINFLEKKMKNNPAFSYDETVQTAISALQSVLQEDFKANEIEVGVVRKENPIFRVLSTEEIDEHLTAISERD, encoded by the exons ATGAGTCGTGGAACAGGAGCTGGTTACGATCGCCACATCACTATCTTCTCTCCCGAGGGTCGCCTCTATCAAGTTG AATATGCGTTCAAAGCCGTGAAGGCTGCCGGAACAACTTCCATCGGCGTTCGCGGGACCGACTCCGTCTGTGTGGTGACGCAGAAGAAGGTTCCG GACAAGCTTTTGGATCAGACGAGCGTTTCCCATTTGTTTCCCATCACCAAGTACCTCGGCCTATTAGCAACAGGCATGACTG CTGATGCAAGATCGTTAGTCCAGCAAGCCAGAAATGAAGCGGCCGAATTTCGTTTTAAATGGGGTTACGAAATGCCAGTGGATGTTTTAGCAAAATG GATTGCAGACAAATCGCAAATTTATACCCAGCATGCCTATATGAGGCCTCTTGGTGTTG TTGCCATGGTGCTGGGCATTGACGAAGAATTAGGGCCTCAACTCTTCAAATGTGATCCAGCTGGACACTATTTTGGTCACAGG GCCACAAGTGCTGGACTGAAAGAGCAAGAGGCAATTAactttttggaaaagaaaatgaagaacaatcCTGCATTCTCCTATGATGAGACGGTGCAG aCTGCCATATCAGCTCTTCAATCTGTCCTTCAGGAAGATTTCAAGGCTAATGAAATTGAG GTTGGAGTAGTGAGGAAGGAGAATCCCATTTTCAGAGTTTTGTCCACTGAAGAGATCGATGAGCATCTGACTGCCATTAGTGAGCGCGACTGA